From Streptomyces sp. NBC_01460, a single genomic window includes:
- a CDS encoding SDR family oxidoreductase translates to MELKNAVAVVTGANRGLGRHLSAQLVERGAKVYGAARRPGTVDVPGVIPLRLDVTDEASVREAARVASDATLLINNAGISTGATLIGGDVEEVRREMETNFFGPLAATRAFAPVIEGNGGGAVLNVLSALSWFHPAGLGSYAASKAAAWALSDATREELAPRGITVSALHVGYMDTDMAAGVPAVQKVAAADVAAQALHGIETGLPEILADETSRYVKQSLSAAPRPNAG, encoded by the coding sequence ATGGAACTGAAGAACGCGGTCGCGGTGGTCACCGGTGCCAACCGGGGGCTCGGGCGGCACCTGTCCGCCCAGCTCGTGGAGCGTGGGGCGAAGGTGTACGGCGCGGCTCGACGCCCCGGGACGGTCGACGTGCCGGGCGTCATCCCGCTGCGGCTGGACGTCACGGACGAGGCGTCGGTACGGGAGGCCGCCCGTGTGGCGTCCGACGCGACCCTGCTGATCAACAACGCGGGCATCTCGACCGGCGCGACGCTGATCGGAGGCGACGTGGAGGAGGTGCGCCGGGAGATGGAGACCAACTTCTTCGGCCCGCTCGCCGCGACCCGCGCCTTCGCCCCCGTCATCGAGGGCAACGGCGGCGGCGCCGTACTCAACGTCCTGTCCGCCCTGTCCTGGTTCCACCCGGCCGGCCTCGGCTCCTACGCGGCCTCCAAGGCCGCCGCCTGGGCGCTGAGCGACGCGACCCGTGAGGAGCTGGCGCCGCGCGGGATCACCGTCTCGGCGCTGCACGTCGGTTACATGGACACCGACATGGCCGCCGGTGTGCCCGCCGTTCAGAAGGTCGCCGCAGCCGACGTCGCGGCCCAGGCCCTTCACGGCATCGAGACCGGCCTGCCCGAGATCCTCGCCGACGAGACCAGCCGGTACGTCAAGCAGAGTCTGTCCGCGGCACCCCGGCCGAACGCGGGCTGA